The Patescibacteria group bacterium nucleotide sequence CCAAACCGAATGCGCAATCGGTTGAGGCGATTATTCCCACCCGGACCATCCAAGAGGTCTCGCGGGTGATGAGCGATGAGGCCGACGCGATGGAAATATATTTCAGCGAGAATCAGGTCCTGTTTGTGTGCGAAGGGGTCGAGGTGGTGTCACGCATTATCGAGGGCCGGTACCCCGACTATAAGCAAATCGTGCCGCAGCAGTACAACACCACCGCGACGGTGCGGGCGGACGCGTTTATCAAGGCCGTCAAAGGCGCGGCACTATTTTCCAAGACGGGGATCAATGATATCAATCTGCGCTTTGATGCCGAAGCGGGCAAAATTACCGTCACCTCGGCTAATGCCCAGTTGGGCGAAAACACCACCGAGGTAGACGCCGAGATTTCCGGCCAGCCCAATGAGGTGGTGTTTAATCACCGCTATCTGCTCGACGGCTTGACCAATGCCGTGGGTGCGGAAGTGGTGCTAGAGTTAATCGATGGATCGAATCCTAGTTCCCTGCGCGCCAAAGACAACCGCGACTTTCAGTACATCATAATGCCGATCAAGCAGTAATATGTTTCAACGCATTGGCGGACTATTAACCGGATCGCTGGCGCGCGCCCGAATTACCGATCAGGCCAAGTCAGCGCAGGTAATGGAGACGGTCAGTGAATGGCTGATTGAACAATGGGGCCGCGAGATTGCGGACATTGTCAAACCGCTGTATGTCAAAAAGAAAACACTGATACTGGCCACAGTCAACGCCTCGTTCGCCAGTGAAATCAGATACCGCCAGCGATTATTGTTAGAGCGCATATCACAGAAGCATGGCGCGGGTGTGGTTGAGTCGGTGATGGTAGAGCTATAGGTTAATAAGAATGATTAAGCCACCCGTACAAAAAAGCGGGGCGGTTTTTTTGTGTTTAACAGCATTTCATTACAACTAGCAGTTGACCTTATTTGTGACATATGATAATTTACCCTATCGAACATAACAGCGTTTGGCTGGGATGTTTCGATGCGTGGGACTATCACGAAAGGAGGACGACGGATGCCTCGTACGGCGCAAGAGATCGCGGATGGAGTGCTTGGATGTGTCCCAGAGTCGGCACCTGAGAAGGGTACTCTTCGGCGGCGTTTTCGCAAGATCATGGACCCGGCCATGGTTCCGGATCCCAGATTCTCCGCTCCTGAGGTGAGGGGCTTCCACGATCAGAGGCGGATCGGAGAGATCTGTCGGGTCTGTGCCGAGGTGTTGGGCAACCCCGCCGGAGTCGACTGGAAGGAGCGAATCGTGCAGTACCTGGCGGCCGGCGACCAGCCACCCGCCGATACCCCCTAGAGCGGAACTAGGGGGTTTATTTATTCACAAAGGAACAACACAACATTTGTCGTGCGCCGTTGGTTTAATACCCTATCCGCGCAGTCGCGTGAGACAGCTGCTTCCTTTTATGCATTCTTTAACAGCCGCTCTACCGCACTGCGTATACCGTGGCTTCGAGTAATAAAACTAATATCCCTGTCGCCGCGTCGGACATCGTCAATTTTTCTAATTAGTTCGTCCGCGGTATAGGTTTTTGCTGTGCCTACAACCTCACCCATGCCGCGCAAAATATCGTAAAGGCTCTCAAAAGAGGCGGCGTATTCTATGCCCATTGTTTCATTTTCTCTAGGGTTGGGGAAGTCGATGTTTTCCATGGCGGTGGATTAATTATATCATACAACGTTTGCGTATCATGCGCCGTGGAGCGAAGCGGAATGGCGTATATACCCTGTTGTACGATGTCGGGCAAAGGGGCATATTTCTACACCTCTTGTTTAAATATATTTTTCAAAAAAGGCGAGATAAATTTTTGGATTTCGCTTTTCTGTTCACGAGATAAATATTTGAAACCTTTTATCTTTTTGATACATTTTTTTGAACCGCATCTACACTTAAAGGTGAAATTTCCGCCTTTCAATAAGTCGTATTCTGAAATATTGTAATTAAACGTCACTTCCTCATTTTCTGAAATATTTTTCAATGCTACAAGATTTAATGCTTTCCAGTCAATACAACAGTTTGGATTGCAGGAGTGGTTCAAAAAATCATCATATTTTGCTGTAGATTTCAAAAATTTATCTTCATCTATTTGTAGAGCCTCAGCGTTAGCATGAACGCCATTAGTTATTTGGCCATCAAAATGAAATATGATCTCACCTTTTTTAATCGTCCTTTTGGCAAACAACCCTTTTCCAGTAGGACTCTTTTTTATCTTGATACAATCCGGAATGGTCATAGAAAAACAAGTTTTGTTCAAGAATAAATAGCTGATGCCCCTTTGCCCGTTGTGGCGAGGAGCGAAGCGATTTCGCCACAACGTTTGCGTATCATCTGCGGTCCGCCGGAGC carries:
- the dnaN gene encoding DNA polymerase III subunit beta, which produces MKFSCLQENLHKGLTQAGHLASKNASLPILNNVLVSCANGLITLSATNLEVGISTVIRGRVEEDGRLTVPGKTFSDYVSLVSDSKIEAETIGVDVKISTKNAHSTIKGQSADEFPLIPAVEKKNPYSVKVRDLKQAIGQIVYAVAQDESRPEISGVFMRVADGALTAVATDSYRLAEKTIKLTKPNAQSVEAIIPTRTIQEVSRVMSDEADAMEIYFSENQVLFVCEGVEVVSRIIEGRYPDYKQIVPQQYNTTATVRADAFIKAVKGAALFSKTGINDINLRFDAEAGKITVTSANAQLGENTTEVDAEISGQPNEVVFNHRYLLDGLTNAVGAEVVLELIDGSNPSSLRAKDNRDFQYIIMPIKQ
- a CDS encoding DciA family protein yields the protein MFQRIGGLLTGSLARARITDQAKSAQVMETVSEWLIEQWGREIADIVKPLYVKKKTLILATVNASFASEIRYRQRLLLERISQKHGAGVVESVMVEL
- a CDS encoding SET domain-containing methyltransferase, with amino-acid sequence MTIPDCIKIKKSPTGKGLFAKRTIKKGEIIFHFDGQITNGVHANAEALQIDEDKFLKSTAKYDDFLNHSCNPNCCIDWKALNLVALKNISENEEVTFNYNISEYDLLKGGNFTFKCRCGSKKCIKKIKGFKYLSREQKSEIQKFISPFLKNIFKQEV